From Sander lucioperca isolate FBNREF2018 chromosome 14, SLUC_FBN_1.2, whole genome shotgun sequence, the proteins below share one genomic window:
- the garnl3 gene encoding GTPase-activating Rap/Ran-GAP domain-like protein 3 isoform X2 gives MNSDKNVYLGRDKGIMRKRALLLRKGCSFEITSSASEDLGCRRGDFSRKHYGSVELLISSDADGAIQRAGRFRVENGSSDEALDYTPGTWRRTDVHLENPEYHTRWFFKYFLGKVHQNYVGTDAEKNPFYLSVVLSDQNNQRVPQYRAILWRKTGTLKISLPYSPTKTLSVKSILSAMNMDRFEKGPREILNPEIQKDLLVLEEQEGSVNFKFGVLFAKDGQLTDDEMFSNETGSESFDKFLNLLGDSITLQGWAGYRGGLDTKNDTTGIKSIYTVYQGHELMFHVSTMLPYSKENKQQVERKRHIGNDIVTIVFQEGDDASSSFKPSMIRSHFTHIFALVRYNSQNDSYRLKIFSEESVPLFGPPLPSPPVFTDHQEFRDFLLVKLINGEKATLETPTFAQKRQRTLDMLIRSLYQDLMPDLHKVPFSPQNMLNRRSFSDVLPESPKSARKKEEARQAEFVRIGQALKLKTIVRGDAPTSLVTTGLCRKEPWESQSFCSTFPYEIVCADSWGQSLLAATDTAGVMLLDGPDPALSNAETQAVPPVQVFDKTMVVKQVHVLEPQDLLITRADKGKDARLYVYRLSTLKRGLEEKQLVRSKCDSRENKLEKTKGCHLYSINTHHGSELRIVAAIRNKLLLITRKHPRFEGFSAVAPGADSPVEEFQYIREICLCDPPVVMALVDGPTGENDNMICVAYKHQFDLINESTGDAYRLHHVDANRVNFVAAIDVYEDGEAGLLLCYNYICSYKKVCPFNGSTPMIQSNTSDFHFSWNQMPNAIVCAFPYILAFTTDSIEIRLVVNGNLVYTAVVPELQLAASRSDIYFVSSAPVSSASNCSSRDTSSQSSPQTPTGYEMPVFPSPLDSIRIPYGTKLSLYMSKDAEGEPACKQMFKIPLCNLVGRSIERPLKSPLVNKVLTTPAPAMVSPTPLISATHSLSLSRMEIKEIASRTRKELLGLTEEPSGKSDSGTVKQRKMSKKNTEEDPKARALTSTNSDRLASESVESDLDVQLHCSSSSEAEPEKVVLRAESPPLASAFALSTSFEEDVLDLK, from the exons CTAATTTCCAGTGACGCAGATGGGGCCATTCAGAGGGCAGGACGCTTCAGGGTGGAGAATGGCTCTTCAGATGAG GCTTTGGACTACACGCCAGGAACCTGGAGGAGAACTGATGTCCATCTGGAGAATCCAGAGTACCACACCAGATGGTTCTTTAAATACTTCCTGGGAAAAG tccaCCAGAACTACGTGGGTACAGATGCAGAGAAGAACCCCTTCTACCTGTCAGTCGTCCTCTCAGACCAGAACAACCAGCGGGTTCCTCAGTACAGAGCCATCCTCTGGAGAAAGACG GGCACTCTGAAGATCAGCCTCCCCTACAGCCCGACTAAAACACTATCAGTCAAGTCCATCCTAAG TGCAATGAACATGGACAGGTTTGAGAAAGGCCCCAGGGAGATCCTCAACCCAGAGATTCAGAAG GATCTGCTGGTGTTGGAGGAACAGGAG GGTTCTGTCAACTTTAAATTTGGCGTCCTGTTTGCCAAAGACGGACAGCTCACAGATGACGAGATGTTTAGCAATG AGACGGGAAGTGAGAGCTTCGATAAGTTTCTCAATCTTCTGGGTGATTCCATTACACTGCAGGGATGGGCAGGTTACCGCGGAGGGCTAGACACCAAGA ATGACACTACAGGGATAAAGTCCATCTACACAGTGTATCAGGGCCATGAGCTCATGTTCCATGTGTCCACCATGTTACCCTACTCTAAAGAGAATAAGCAGCAG gtggagagaaagagacacattGGAAATGACATTGTTACCATAGTATTCCAGGAAGGGGATGACGCATCGTCGTCCTTTAAACCGTCTATGATCCGATCGCACTTCACCC ATATTTTTGCATTAGTTAGGTATAATAGCCAGAATGACAGTTACAG GTTGAAGATATTCTCAGAGGAGAGTGTTCCACTGTTTGGACCCCCTCTCCCATCTCCGCCTGTATTTACTGATCACCAAGAATTCAGGGACTTTTTATTAGTCAAAT TAATCAATGGAGAGAAAGCCACACTGGAGACACCAACATTTGCCCAAAAGCGCCAGCGGACCCTTGACATGTTGATCCGCTCGCTGTACCAGGACCTCATGCCTGACCTGCACAAG GTTCCTTTTTCTCCTCAGAACATGTTAAATCGGCGGTCCTTCAGCGACGTGCTGCCCGAGTCTCCAAAGTCGGCACGCAAGAAGGAGGAGGCACGGCAGGCTGAATTTGTCAGAATAGGGCAG GCTCTGAAGCTGAAGACCATTGTGAGAGGAGATGCCCCAACTAGCCTTGTTACCACCGGCCTGTGCAGGAAAGAA CCATGGGAGTCTCAGTCGTTCTGCAGCACATTCCCCTACGAGATAGTGTGTGCGGACTCGTGGGGTCAGTCTCTGCTGGCTGCCACCGACACAGCGGGGGTCATGCTGCTGGATG GCCCTGATCCAGCTCTTTCCAACGCTG AGACGCAGGCTGTGCCCCCAGTGCAGGTGTTTGACAAAACCATGGTGGTGAAGCAGGTGCACGTTCTCGAGCCTCAGGACCTGCTTATCACCAGAGCTGACAAAG gGAAGGATGCTCGGCTCTATGTGTACAGACTCAGCACGCTCAAGAGAGGCCTGGAGGAGAAGCAGCTGGTCAGAAGCAAGTGTGACAGCCGGGAAAATAAACTGGAGAAAACTAAAG GCTGTCATTTATACTCCATTAACACCCACCACGGCTCAGAGCTGAGGATAGTAGCAGCCATCAGGAACAAACTCCTCCTCATCACCAGGAAACATCCACGTTTTGAAGGTTTCAGCGCCGTCGCCCCAGGAGCAGACTCACCAGTGGAGGAGTTTCAGTACATACGG GAGATCTGTCTGTGTGACCCGCCAGTGGTGATGGCGCTGGTGGACGGGCCGACAGGGGAAAATGACAATATGATCTGTGTGGCCTATAAACATCAGTTTGACCTGATCAATGAGAGCACTGGAGATGCCTACCGGCTACATCATGTCGATGCCAACAGG GTAAATTTTGTAGCAGCCATTGATGTGTATGAAGACGGGGAGGCGGGTCTGCTGCTGTGTTACAACT ATATTTGCTCCTATAAGAAAGTTTGTCCGTTTAACGGCTCCACACCGATGATCCAGTCCAACACCTCTGATTTCCACTTCAGCTGGAACCAGATGCCCAATGCTATTG TTTGTGCATTTCCTTACATCCTGGCCTTCACAACGGACTCCATTGAAATCCGACTAGTGGTCAATGGCAACCTTGTGTACACAGCAGTGGTCCCCGAGCTACAGTTGGCTGCTTCACGG TCGGACATCTATTTTGTTTCCTCTGCTCCGGTGAGCTCAGCCTCCAACTGCAGTTCGAGAGACACCAGTTCCCAGAGTTCCCCACAGACGCCCACCGGTTACGAGATGCCCGTGTTCCCCTCACCACTCG ATTCTATACGGATCCCCTATGGTACCAAGCTTTCCCTGTACATGTCTAAGGATGCCGAAG GTGAACCAGCATGTAAGCAAATGTTCAAGATCCCTCTGTGTAACTTGGTGGGCCGCAGCATTGAAAGACCCCTCAAGTCCCCTCTGGTCAACAAGGTGCTGACGACGCCGGCCCCCGCCATGGTATCCCCGACTCCCCTCATCTCTGCCACACACTCGCTTTCCCTGTCCCGCATGGAGATCAAAGAGATAGCCAGCCGCACACGGAAGGAGCTGCTCg GCTTGACAGAGGAACCAAGTGGAAagtcagacagtggaacagtcAAACAGAGGAAGATGAGCAAGAAGAACACAGAGGAGGACCCCAAAGCACGAGCACTGACGTCAACAAACAGTGACAG GTTAGCCTCAGAGTCTGTTGAATCAGACCTGGACGTCCAGCTGCATTGTTCGTCCAGTTCGGAGGCCGAGCCAGAGAAAGTGGTGCTGCGAGCGGAAAGCCCGCCTCTCGCCAGCGCCTTCGCCCTCTCCACATCCTTCGAAGAAGATGTCCTGGACCTAAAGTGA
- the garnl3 gene encoding GTPase-activating Rap/Ran-GAP domain-like protein 3 isoform X4 encodes MNSVDPASNKLLTFNQRSASEDLGCRRGDFSRKHYGSVELLISSDADGAIQRAGRFRVENGSSDEALDYTPGTWRRTDVHLENPEYHTRWFFKYFLGKVHQNYVGTDAEKNPFYLSVVLSDQNNQRVPQYRAILWRKTGTLKISLPYSPTKTLSVKSILSAMNMDRFEKGPREILNPEIQKDLLVLEEQEGSVNFKFGVLFAKDGQLTDDEMFSNETGSESFDKFLNLLGDSITLQGWAGYRGGLDTKNDTTGIKSIYTVYQGHELMFHVSTMLPYSKENKQQVERKRHIGNDIVTIVFQEGDDASSSFKPSMIRSHFTHIFALVRYNSQNDSYRLKIFSEESVPLFGPPLPSPPVFTDHQEFRDFLLVKLINGEKATLETPTFAQKRQRTLDMLIRSLYQDLMPDLHKVPFSPQNMLNRRSFSDVLPESPKSARKKEEARQAEFVRIGQALKLKTIVRGDAPTSLVTTGLCRKEPWESQSFCSTFPYEIVCADSWGQSLLAATDTAGVMLLDGPDPALSNAETQAVPPVQVFDKTMVVKQVHVLEPQDLLITRADKGKDARLYVYRLSTLKRGLEEKQLVRSKCDSRENKLEKTKGCHLYSINTHHGSELRIVAAIRNKLLLITRKHPRFEGFSAVAPGADSPVEEFQYIREICLCDPPVVMALVDGPTGENDNMICVAYKHQFDLINESTGDAYRLHHVDANRVNFVAAIDVYEDGEAGLLLCYNYICSYKKVCPFNGSTPMIQSNTSDFHFSWNQMPNAIVCAFPYILAFTTDSIEIRLVVNGNLVYTAVVPELQLAASRSDIYFVSSAPVSSASNCSSRDTSSQSSPQTPTGYEMPVFPSPLGDDSIRIPYGTKLSLYMSKDAEGEPACKQMFKIPLCNLVGRSIERPLKSPLVNKVLTTPAPAMVSPTPLISATHSLSLSRMEIKEIASRTRKELLGLTEEPSGKSDSGTVKQRKMSKKNTEEDPKARALTSTNSDRLASESVESDLDVQLHCSSSSEAEPEKVVLRAESPPLASAFALSTSFEEDVLDLK; translated from the exons CTAATTTCCAGTGACGCAGATGGGGCCATTCAGAGGGCAGGACGCTTCAGGGTGGAGAATGGCTCTTCAGATGAG GCTTTGGACTACACGCCAGGAACCTGGAGGAGAACTGATGTCCATCTGGAGAATCCAGAGTACCACACCAGATGGTTCTTTAAATACTTCCTGGGAAAAG tccaCCAGAACTACGTGGGTACAGATGCAGAGAAGAACCCCTTCTACCTGTCAGTCGTCCTCTCAGACCAGAACAACCAGCGGGTTCCTCAGTACAGAGCCATCCTCTGGAGAAAGACG GGCACTCTGAAGATCAGCCTCCCCTACAGCCCGACTAAAACACTATCAGTCAAGTCCATCCTAAG TGCAATGAACATGGACAGGTTTGAGAAAGGCCCCAGGGAGATCCTCAACCCAGAGATTCAGAAG GATCTGCTGGTGTTGGAGGAACAGGAG GGTTCTGTCAACTTTAAATTTGGCGTCCTGTTTGCCAAAGACGGACAGCTCACAGATGACGAGATGTTTAGCAATG AGACGGGAAGTGAGAGCTTCGATAAGTTTCTCAATCTTCTGGGTGATTCCATTACACTGCAGGGATGGGCAGGTTACCGCGGAGGGCTAGACACCAAGA ATGACACTACAGGGATAAAGTCCATCTACACAGTGTATCAGGGCCATGAGCTCATGTTCCATGTGTCCACCATGTTACCCTACTCTAAAGAGAATAAGCAGCAG gtggagagaaagagacacattGGAAATGACATTGTTACCATAGTATTCCAGGAAGGGGATGACGCATCGTCGTCCTTTAAACCGTCTATGATCCGATCGCACTTCACCC ATATTTTTGCATTAGTTAGGTATAATAGCCAGAATGACAGTTACAG GTTGAAGATATTCTCAGAGGAGAGTGTTCCACTGTTTGGACCCCCTCTCCCATCTCCGCCTGTATTTACTGATCACCAAGAATTCAGGGACTTTTTATTAGTCAAAT TAATCAATGGAGAGAAAGCCACACTGGAGACACCAACATTTGCCCAAAAGCGCCAGCGGACCCTTGACATGTTGATCCGCTCGCTGTACCAGGACCTCATGCCTGACCTGCACAAG GTTCCTTTTTCTCCTCAGAACATGTTAAATCGGCGGTCCTTCAGCGACGTGCTGCCCGAGTCTCCAAAGTCGGCACGCAAGAAGGAGGAGGCACGGCAGGCTGAATTTGTCAGAATAGGGCAG GCTCTGAAGCTGAAGACCATTGTGAGAGGAGATGCCCCAACTAGCCTTGTTACCACCGGCCTGTGCAGGAAAGAA CCATGGGAGTCTCAGTCGTTCTGCAGCACATTCCCCTACGAGATAGTGTGTGCGGACTCGTGGGGTCAGTCTCTGCTGGCTGCCACCGACACAGCGGGGGTCATGCTGCTGGATG GCCCTGATCCAGCTCTTTCCAACGCTG AGACGCAGGCTGTGCCCCCAGTGCAGGTGTTTGACAAAACCATGGTGGTGAAGCAGGTGCACGTTCTCGAGCCTCAGGACCTGCTTATCACCAGAGCTGACAAAG gGAAGGATGCTCGGCTCTATGTGTACAGACTCAGCACGCTCAAGAGAGGCCTGGAGGAGAAGCAGCTGGTCAGAAGCAAGTGTGACAGCCGGGAAAATAAACTGGAGAAAACTAAAG GCTGTCATTTATACTCCATTAACACCCACCACGGCTCAGAGCTGAGGATAGTAGCAGCCATCAGGAACAAACTCCTCCTCATCACCAGGAAACATCCACGTTTTGAAGGTTTCAGCGCCGTCGCCCCAGGAGCAGACTCACCAGTGGAGGAGTTTCAGTACATACGG GAGATCTGTCTGTGTGACCCGCCAGTGGTGATGGCGCTGGTGGACGGGCCGACAGGGGAAAATGACAATATGATCTGTGTGGCCTATAAACATCAGTTTGACCTGATCAATGAGAGCACTGGAGATGCCTACCGGCTACATCATGTCGATGCCAACAGG GTAAATTTTGTAGCAGCCATTGATGTGTATGAAGACGGGGAGGCGGGTCTGCTGCTGTGTTACAACT ATATTTGCTCCTATAAGAAAGTTTGTCCGTTTAACGGCTCCACACCGATGATCCAGTCCAACACCTCTGATTTCCACTTCAGCTGGAACCAGATGCCCAATGCTATTG TTTGTGCATTTCCTTACATCCTGGCCTTCACAACGGACTCCATTGAAATCCGACTAGTGGTCAATGGCAACCTTGTGTACACAGCAGTGGTCCCCGAGCTACAGTTGGCTGCTTCACGG TCGGACATCTATTTTGTTTCCTCTGCTCCGGTGAGCTCAGCCTCCAACTGCAGTTCGAGAGACACCAGTTCCCAGAGTTCCCCACAGACGCCCACCGGTTACGAGATGCCCGTGTTCCCCTCACCACTCGGTGATG ATTCTATACGGATCCCCTATGGTACCAAGCTTTCCCTGTACATGTCTAAGGATGCCGAAG GTGAACCAGCATGTAAGCAAATGTTCAAGATCCCTCTGTGTAACTTGGTGGGCCGCAGCATTGAAAGACCCCTCAAGTCCCCTCTGGTCAACAAGGTGCTGACGACGCCGGCCCCCGCCATGGTATCCCCGACTCCCCTCATCTCTGCCACACACTCGCTTTCCCTGTCCCGCATGGAGATCAAAGAGATAGCCAGCCGCACACGGAAGGAGCTGCTCg GCTTGACAGAGGAACCAAGTGGAAagtcagacagtggaacagtcAAACAGAGGAAGATGAGCAAGAAGAACACAGAGGAGGACCCCAAAGCACGAGCACTGACGTCAACAAACAGTGACAG GTTAGCCTCAGAGTCTGTTGAATCAGACCTGGACGTCCAGCTGCATTGTTCGTCCAGTTCGGAGGCCGAGCCAGAGAAAGTGGTGCTGCGAGCGGAAAGCCCGCCTCTCGCCAGCGCCTTCGCCCTCTCCACATCCTTCGAAGAAGATGTCCTGGACCTAAAGTGA
- the garnl3 gene encoding GTPase-activating Rap/Ran-GAP domain-like protein 3 isoform X6, which yields MNSDKNVYLGRDKGIMRKRALLLRKGCSFEITSSASEDLGCRRGDFSRKHYGSVELLISSDADGAIQRAGRFRVENGSSDEALDYTPGTWRRTDVHLENPEYHTRWFFKYFLGKVHQNYVGTDAEKNPFYLSVVLSDQNNQRVPQYRAILWRKTGTLKISLPYSPTKTLSVKSILSAMNMDRFEKGPREILNPEIQKDLLVLEEQEGSVNFKFGVLFAKDGQLTDDEMFSNETGSESFDKFLNLLGDSITLQGWAGYRGGLDTKNDTTGIKSIYTVYQGHELMFHVSTMLPYSKENKQQVERKRHIGNDIVTIVFQEGDDASSSFKPSMIRSHFTHIFALVRYNSQNDSYRLKIFSEESVPLFGPPLPSPPVFTDHQEFRDFLLVKLINGEKATLETPTFAQKRQRTLDMLIRSLYQDLMPDLHKVPFSPQNMLNRRSFSDVLPESPKSARKKEEARQAEFVRIGQALKLKTIVRGDAPTSLVTTGLCRKEPWESQSFCSTFPYEIVCADSWGQSLLAATDTAGVMLLDGPDPALSNAETQAVPPVQVFDKTMVVKQVHVLEPQDLLITRADKGKDARLYVYRLSTLKRGLEEKQLVRSKCDSRENKLEKTKGCHLYSINTHHGSELRIVAAIRNKLLLITRKHPRFEGFSAVAPGADSPVEEFQYIREICLCDPPVVMALVDGPTGENDNMICVAYKHQFDLINESTGDAYRLHHVDANRVNFVAAIDVYEDGEAGLLLCYNYICSYKKVCPFNGSTPMIQSNTSDFHFSWNQMPNAIVCAFPYILAFTTDSIEIRLVVNGNLVYTAVVPELQLAASRSDIYFVSSAPVSSASNCSSRDTSSQSSPQTPTGYEMPVFPSPLGDGEPACKQMFKIPLCNLVGRSIERPLKSPLVNKVLTTPAPAMVSPTPLISATHSLSLSRMEIKEIASRTRKELLGLTEEPSGKSDSGTVKQRKMSKKNTEEDPKARALTSTNSDRLASESVESDLDVQLHCSSSSEAEPEKVVLRAESPPLASAFALSTSFEEDVLDLK from the exons CTAATTTCCAGTGACGCAGATGGGGCCATTCAGAGGGCAGGACGCTTCAGGGTGGAGAATGGCTCTTCAGATGAG GCTTTGGACTACACGCCAGGAACCTGGAGGAGAACTGATGTCCATCTGGAGAATCCAGAGTACCACACCAGATGGTTCTTTAAATACTTCCTGGGAAAAG tccaCCAGAACTACGTGGGTACAGATGCAGAGAAGAACCCCTTCTACCTGTCAGTCGTCCTCTCAGACCAGAACAACCAGCGGGTTCCTCAGTACAGAGCCATCCTCTGGAGAAAGACG GGCACTCTGAAGATCAGCCTCCCCTACAGCCCGACTAAAACACTATCAGTCAAGTCCATCCTAAG TGCAATGAACATGGACAGGTTTGAGAAAGGCCCCAGGGAGATCCTCAACCCAGAGATTCAGAAG GATCTGCTGGTGTTGGAGGAACAGGAG GGTTCTGTCAACTTTAAATTTGGCGTCCTGTTTGCCAAAGACGGACAGCTCACAGATGACGAGATGTTTAGCAATG AGACGGGAAGTGAGAGCTTCGATAAGTTTCTCAATCTTCTGGGTGATTCCATTACACTGCAGGGATGGGCAGGTTACCGCGGAGGGCTAGACACCAAGA ATGACACTACAGGGATAAAGTCCATCTACACAGTGTATCAGGGCCATGAGCTCATGTTCCATGTGTCCACCATGTTACCCTACTCTAAAGAGAATAAGCAGCAG gtggagagaaagagacacattGGAAATGACATTGTTACCATAGTATTCCAGGAAGGGGATGACGCATCGTCGTCCTTTAAACCGTCTATGATCCGATCGCACTTCACCC ATATTTTTGCATTAGTTAGGTATAATAGCCAGAATGACAGTTACAG GTTGAAGATATTCTCAGAGGAGAGTGTTCCACTGTTTGGACCCCCTCTCCCATCTCCGCCTGTATTTACTGATCACCAAGAATTCAGGGACTTTTTATTAGTCAAAT TAATCAATGGAGAGAAAGCCACACTGGAGACACCAACATTTGCCCAAAAGCGCCAGCGGACCCTTGACATGTTGATCCGCTCGCTGTACCAGGACCTCATGCCTGACCTGCACAAG GTTCCTTTTTCTCCTCAGAACATGTTAAATCGGCGGTCCTTCAGCGACGTGCTGCCCGAGTCTCCAAAGTCGGCACGCAAGAAGGAGGAGGCACGGCAGGCTGAATTTGTCAGAATAGGGCAG GCTCTGAAGCTGAAGACCATTGTGAGAGGAGATGCCCCAACTAGCCTTGTTACCACCGGCCTGTGCAGGAAAGAA CCATGGGAGTCTCAGTCGTTCTGCAGCACATTCCCCTACGAGATAGTGTGTGCGGACTCGTGGGGTCAGTCTCTGCTGGCTGCCACCGACACAGCGGGGGTCATGCTGCTGGATG GCCCTGATCCAGCTCTTTCCAACGCTG AGACGCAGGCTGTGCCCCCAGTGCAGGTGTTTGACAAAACCATGGTGGTGAAGCAGGTGCACGTTCTCGAGCCTCAGGACCTGCTTATCACCAGAGCTGACAAAG gGAAGGATGCTCGGCTCTATGTGTACAGACTCAGCACGCTCAAGAGAGGCCTGGAGGAGAAGCAGCTGGTCAGAAGCAAGTGTGACAGCCGGGAAAATAAACTGGAGAAAACTAAAG GCTGTCATTTATACTCCATTAACACCCACCACGGCTCAGAGCTGAGGATAGTAGCAGCCATCAGGAACAAACTCCTCCTCATCACCAGGAAACATCCACGTTTTGAAGGTTTCAGCGCCGTCGCCCCAGGAGCAGACTCACCAGTGGAGGAGTTTCAGTACATACGG GAGATCTGTCTGTGTGACCCGCCAGTGGTGATGGCGCTGGTGGACGGGCCGACAGGGGAAAATGACAATATGATCTGTGTGGCCTATAAACATCAGTTTGACCTGATCAATGAGAGCACTGGAGATGCCTACCGGCTACATCATGTCGATGCCAACAGG GTAAATTTTGTAGCAGCCATTGATGTGTATGAAGACGGGGAGGCGGGTCTGCTGCTGTGTTACAACT ATATTTGCTCCTATAAGAAAGTTTGTCCGTTTAACGGCTCCACACCGATGATCCAGTCCAACACCTCTGATTTCCACTTCAGCTGGAACCAGATGCCCAATGCTATTG TTTGTGCATTTCCTTACATCCTGGCCTTCACAACGGACTCCATTGAAATCCGACTAGTGGTCAATGGCAACCTTGTGTACACAGCAGTGGTCCCCGAGCTACAGTTGGCTGCTTCACGG TCGGACATCTATTTTGTTTCCTCTGCTCCGGTGAGCTCAGCCTCCAACTGCAGTTCGAGAGACACCAGTTCCCAGAGTTCCCCACAGACGCCCACCGGTTACGAGATGCCCGTGTTCCCCTCACCACTCGGTGATG GTGAACCAGCATGTAAGCAAATGTTCAAGATCCCTCTGTGTAACTTGGTGGGCCGCAGCATTGAAAGACCCCTCAAGTCCCCTCTGGTCAACAAGGTGCTGACGACGCCGGCCCCCGCCATGGTATCCCCGACTCCCCTCATCTCTGCCACACACTCGCTTTCCCTGTCCCGCATGGAGATCAAAGAGATAGCCAGCCGCACACGGAAGGAGCTGCTCg GCTTGACAGAGGAACCAAGTGGAAagtcagacagtggaacagtcAAACAGAGGAAGATGAGCAAGAAGAACACAGAGGAGGACCCCAAAGCACGAGCACTGACGTCAACAAACAGTGACAG GTTAGCCTCAGAGTCTGTTGAATCAGACCTGGACGTCCAGCTGCATTGTTCGTCCAGTTCGGAGGCCGAGCCAGAGAAAGTGGTGCTGCGAGCGGAAAGCCCGCCTCTCGCCAGCGCCTTCGCCCTCTCCACATCCTTCGAAGAAGATGTCCTGGACCTAAAGTGA